Below is a window of Quercus robur chromosome 6, dhQueRobu3.1, whole genome shotgun sequence DNA.
GCATTGGTCACACACTCGAACAGGTGGAGCTTGGTCATCTGCAGTGAGAGCAATTCTACCTTGGGTACACGTATCACAAAAAATATCCCCACAATTCCTGCAGTGATGCTAAAGATGGGAAAAGGTTCTATAAGTATCGTGTATAAAAAGCATGAGTATTAATCCAAGCAAATCCTGCCACTGGCAGTAAACAAAATTGGTAATGACTAAAACCTTTCGCACAAAAGCTCCAAAACTTAAGCTGCATGCTGAGCACTTGTTGACTGCATCATCCGGAACCTGttgagaaaagaaggaaaaacagAGATAATGAATTAATATATCAACAGAGGTTGattattaatgcaaaaaaaaaaaaaaaaaaaaaaaaactatattcaGACATGcacattaatagaaaaaaaaaaattcatatgtaaagAAATTCATTAAAAAGCACAAAAATGGGTACAACCCTAGTTAACAGGATAAAATGTCCTCAAATTTACGTGTAataggcaaaaaaaaataacatacaggctcaacaacaacaaaacacaaCAAGATTTTGCCAGTGATAACAAACATACATCATACTCAAGCCACTTCCTGTAAATGCATGTTGATTGACAAGatagatttattttgtaataaataaaaaatggagcttaaatgtataaataactTAAAGCATGCGAAAGATTCTAAACAAATATGCAAATAATATTGGTATGAGAATGTAATAGGCTGGCCTTAGCATGCAAGCAGGTTGTAAGACCATGCGTATCCTGAGCAAATTCATAAAATGTTGAAAGCAGGAGTAAATTTTTACCCAATGATCTTTCTCCTCATTCCCTGGTTTTACTAAGTTCATCCAATCACCAAAGCCTTTCTTCTTCTCCAACAAGTGGTCAGACGCCTTAAAAGAGTCTGAAGGTTTATTGTTTCCACCCATCTCATTGAGCTGCTTTACAGTAAAGAGAGTGAATTTAAGCTTACATGAGTAAATCattgcatctctctctctttctttggtCTTATACAAACAATCACCTTGTATTTATGCCCATGTCAAACACAATgttaaatggtaaaaaaaaaaaaaatactgtcaGATCCCCTAACCTGAGCCACTGCTGCTGTCACCATGTCCAGAATGGCATTTGTAGTGTAGCTGTTTGAATACAGCCTAATACATCTTGGTTCCATGTCAATGGAACTTTTGGCCCAAAATGCAAAGACTGATGCATCAAGAACCTATATGAGAATGCAATTAAGTCCCAAAGAAattcttcaagaaaatattttgaagttaGTTAATGCCCATTCACGCAAAAATCTCTAAAGAAACCAACTTACTTCCCATGCCGTCACTGTCTCAAGTGGGTATATTCTCAATGTCCGACTGGTGGCAGGATCAAGCATTCGGATTCCATCCAATCCAATCTATAATGGAGTCATCAACAATTCAGAAGTGTAACGAGAtaatccaattttttattttatttacaatatagAATTCtactaatctaagtgtatatatgtgtgaattTCTTTCCTGAAAACTTGAATCCCGGCCATTACCCTCCacactctacaagtatttatattTGTTAAGTGACCATCACATCAAGGGTGTTTGGTGTAAATGGTTAAAAAGGGCATATGACTTGATAAATACCAACATATACCAATCAAAATCCGAAATCCAACACTACAATTAATCAATTCGATAAATTTCTCAAGTCAAACTTTTTGCTCAAACATTTTCCACATATAAATGCATAACTCAAATTTTCCACACAGCTTATAAACAAACACTTAGAgagattaaaattaaattcaaataaagcTGGAATTCCATTTTGATCATCACAAACCTGGCAAAGCACATCCATATCGCTCTGCCCACCATTTTCAGCCAACACCTGCACGCGAAACTTCCGAACACCGCTCTTCacatcctcctcctcctccatctCCGTCTTTGGGATTGCTTTGATAACCTTACCCGAATGTCCCTGACCAACCCGGTCTTCCGGACCCGACATTTTTATCGGCCTTCCATAATCGTCGAAAGCTAACCTACCGGAGTCCTCGGACCCGGCAATATTACCACCATCATAAGCATAAACTCCACCACGACCCAAAACCTCATCATAATTCGGCGTCGATGGTGCAAAATTGCTTGCGTATGGAGACGAATACGAATTATCCGAAAACGATGGATTGGGATCAAAATTGTGGATATAGCTCGAAGGATCATAGCTTTGTGGATTCAGGGGATATGGAGGGTATGCAGAGGAAAAATCGGCATCGGAATATGGAATCGGAGGAGCAGAGGCATACGTATTAGGCATTGGATTGAGATCGTGATCAAagctagggttagggttagggttttggaAATGGGAGTGAGGAGGTTGATAATATTGGTAATTTGAAGCGTTGATATCGCTCTGTTGCATCTTTGAAATTCTAatcaattgaaatcaaataaaaagtataTGAATTTCGCAAGTACAATGAGTTTTTGCGTTTTTGGTaatattggagaaaaaaaaaaaaggagagggatTTGAAAGTTTGAAAGTTTTTGAGTCTCTGAAATTTGATCAATGGAGAGTGAGGTTGAAGCTTCAggggaagaggagagagagagacacggaattgtgttttttttttttttttttttttttttaatggagagagagagacacggATTTGACCGTTTAGtaagttataagttataaccgACTCGCGCCGTTGACTGCCAAGTCTGGGTCTAGGCTTAGCTATTAGAGATTGAAGACGTGGCGATAGTCTATTGGTTTTTAGAACAATACTCTGTTTCCTTGAAATGGATACTTGAGCTCACTAAACTTAAACGTTGTGGATTATTCCTCATCTTGCTCACGCCGTAAGCATTTCAATTCGTCAATgccaagaattaaaaaatatatacatatgtatgcgtataatcattttttaatgggtttgattAAAGTGGTGTAATTTGAACTAATGTTAtatcacttaatattttttaattggatataaattttgataaatttactgttaaattacattatttttgtatattctctatacttgtaaaatttaaagataatcAAAAATCAGTGGcaatatcatcaatcaattatttaaatttgagtttttgtaatttaaaataatgcttaaaaaatgaggttatggatcaaatggtaaattacgtccgattggcatgaaaattgacatgcatattaaaaacatataaaacatgcaattcaactgTGAGATTCTCAacatatgaattttataacaagttattaagtggtgtaacattactaaGAATTACACTAAGTAtaacttgaattcaacccatttttaatatatatatatatatatataatataatataatatgtaatacgagttttgtaacttaattatATTATCTAGTCTCTTTTAAGATTCATTTGTATTTGTTGAAATTAACagttaaacatttaaaaaaaaaattagaacaaacaTATTTTGAACCCTATAGTTTAGTGTTGTTTTAAATTAAACCATGAATctcaaaagtttttatttagCATCTATTTTgtcttaacaaaaaataaatagaataggAAAAGTAATTTTTAATACACTAGCTATAAGTCTATAACTTAATTATTTATCAAGATGTAACCCGATCGGCTTATTTTTAAACTCCGAAAATCACCTGAGATTTACTCCATACTAGATATTACAATTATTTCCCTTGATTTTAAAGTCAGAGGCTGTCATGAGTTatcttaaataaacaaaattgtaTTGTCATGCAATGATGTTGAGGACCCGTAGGCCTTTTTGTCATGTCCATACTGTTTAGATCGTATGTGTAATTGATGTGGAGCTCTTTGGTTTAGgtgattttcttttcctttcccatGATTTGtttagtttctttctttcttttgaaaatctatttacattttgtttgtttctataaaaaaaactttgcataaaaatagtttttcatattttctggtgtttggtaatATCAggaaaaaatgagttaaaaaaaaactatctttggtcaatagaaaaagtatggcttatttttagatattgttttccactaattttttttttgaaaaataactttATCTCACAGTAAGCTAAATAAGAGAAATTAAGAGactttttttaactcatttaaagttgctaccaaatataggaaaatgagatagttttatagaattttttttttttaaatgactaattttc
It encodes the following:
- the LOC126690564 gene encoding protein FREE1-like isoform X1 codes for the protein MQQSDINASNYQYYQPPHSHFQNPNPNPSFDHDLNPMPNTYASAPPIPYSDADFSSAYPPYPLNPQSYDPSSYIHNFDPNPSFSDNSYSSPYASNFAPSTPNYDEVLGRGGVYAYDGGNIAGSEDSGRLAFDDYGRPIKMSGPEDRVGQGHSGKVIKAIPKTEMEEEEDVKSGVRKFRVQVLAENGGQSDMDVLCQIGLDGIRMLDPATSRTLRIYPLETVTAWEVLDASVFAFWAKSSIDMEPRCIRLYSNSYTTNAILDMVTAAVAQQLNEMGGNNKPSDSFKASDHLLEKKKGFGDWMNLVKPGNEEKDHWVPDDAVNKCSACSLSFGAFVRKHHCRNCGDIFCDTCTQGRIALTADDQAPPVRVCDQCMAEVTQRLSYGRETSEGNAKMHSHEDLAKKLQEEMGRNRKTSGLESDGPGMQMSEVACPICTVHLKVQVPSTGSETIECSVCQHPFLVSAH
- the LOC126690564 gene encoding protein FREE1-like isoform X2, yielding MQQSDINASNYQYYQPPHSHFQNPNPNPSFDHDLNPMPNTYASAPPIPYSDADFSSAYPPYPLNPQSYDPSSYIHNFDPNPSFSDNSYSSPYASNFAPSTPNYDEVLGRGGVYAYDGGNIAGSEDSGRLAFDDYGRPIKMSGPEDRVGQGHSGKVIKAIPKTEMEEEEDVKSGVRKFRVQVLAENGGQSDMDVLCQIGLDGIRMLDPATSRTLRIYPLETVTAWEVLDASVFAFWAKSSIDMEPRCIRLYSNSYTTNAILDMVTAAVAQLNEMGGNNKPSDSFKASDHLLEKKKGFGDWMNLVKPGNEEKDHWVPDDAVNKCSACSLSFGAFVRKHHCRNCGDIFCDTCTQGRIALTADDQAPPVRVCDQCMAEVTQRLSYGRETSEGNAKMHSHEDLAKKLQEEMGRNRKTSGLESDGPGMQMSEVACPICTVHLKVQVPSTGSETIECSVCQHPFLVSAH